One Equus quagga isolate Etosha38 chromosome 5, UCLA_HA_Equagga_1.0, whole genome shotgun sequence genomic window carries:
- the LOC124239368 gene encoding tetratricopeptide repeat protein 39B-like: MSFTLSKRENDKEDDVTSFTLIKGENDKEEKFEDAYEFIPVATTMNLVSSLEECTTGLYLFLNNRFSDAINLIHPWSKNSIYHALLYSILTVVKGILTFDPEDIQNGTTAAQEALKTCHSFRRKSRMISFSHLVSKQGIKAIREEELHAEVCYAECLILKATITFIQEDSVLNFLKSGISVGSSYQIYKDCQQVLTHLPNHQSKTHRHLVGGIKFGLGAFNLILSLVPPKTLKILNMVGYSGDRELGLTLLNESASESHLNNILSLLTLLFYYSYIHVAFGVEKGHSSAIEDLFLIYLQKFPKCVILKFFQARFSMLKGNFENAQLALEECIFLQNEWKQIHHLCYWELMWCHIFLQDWKHAYYYADLLFHHSRWSKTMYLYSKAVLLALFPSDFVKSLGEDMNSLFIKVDSLKAKILGTSVPIEKFVAEKGQRYGTTTGWFTAQPLLEFIYAWSGFRIMSKKLGLIKSWLSIIDKGEELLREHPNKEYGTDDISFLNLLKGLCLKHLGRYSMAEEYFNRVIQKEKLLKYDHYLVPYTYYELGVLYYLKGDHANATKSLDNIKNYKDYSMEARLQFRAHIALEQIAKEK, encoded by the coding sequence ATGTCATTCACTCTAAGTAAAAGAGAAAACGATAAGGAGGATGACGTGACATCATTTACTCTAATTAAGGGAGAGAATGATAAGGAGGAAAAGTTTGAAGACGCCTATGAATTTATCCCTGTGGCAACAACAATGAATCTAGTATCTTCCCTGGAAGAATGCACAACTGGACtgtatttatttctgaataacAGATTCTCAGACGCCATAAATCTCATTCATCCATGGTCAAAAAACAGCATATACCATGCTCTACTTTATAGTATCCTTACGGTTGTCAAGGGCATCTTGACTTTTGATCCAGAGGATATACAGAATGGAACGACTGCTGCCCAAGAAGCTTTGAAAACCTGTCACAGTTTCCGAAGAAAATCCAGAATGATAAGTTTTTCTCATCTAGTAAGTAAACAGGGAATAAAGGCAATCAGAGAAGAGGAATTGCATGCAGAAGTCTGCTATGCTGAGTGTTTGATCTTGAAAGCCACTATAACATTTATACAGGAGGACAGTGtgcttaattttcttaaaagtggGATCAGCGTTGGGTCAAGTTATCAAATATACAAAGACTGTCAACAAGTATTAACACATTTACCTAACCACCAAAGCAAAACCCACAGACATCTGGTTGGAGGAATAAAATTTGGACTTGGAGCATTCAATTTGATATTATCACTTGTGCCACCAAAGACACTCAAAATACTCAATATGGTCGGATATTCTGGTGATAGAGAGTTAGGCTTGACTTTGCTTAATGAGAGTGCATCTGAATCCCATTTAAATAATATCTTAAGTCTGTTGACTCTACTCTTTTATTACAGTTATATCCATGTAGCTTTTGGTGTTGAAAAGGGTCACAGTTCTGCTATAGAAGATCTCTTTCTAATCTACCTTCAGAAATTTCCAAAGTGTGTCATACTTAAATTTTTTCAGGCACGTTTTAGTATGctgaaaggaaattttgaaaatgcaCAATTAGCTTTAGAGGAGTGCATTTTTCTCCAGAATGAATGGAAGCAGATTCATCACCTCTGTTACTGGGAACTCATGTGGTGTCACATTTTTCTGCAGGATTGGAAGCACGCTTACTACTATGCCGATCTACTGTTTCACCACAGCAGGTGGTCCAAGACAATGTATTTGTACAGTAAAGCTGTACTACTGGCCTTGTTTCCGTCTGATTTTGTGAAATCGCTAGGTGAGGATATGAACTCTCTCTTCATAAAAGTGGATAGCCTGAAAGCCAAAATTTTAGGAACTTCTGTGCCAATTGAAAAGTTTGTTGCTGAGAAGGGCCAGCGCTATGGTACTACCACAGGCTGGTTTACAGCACAGCCCCTTCTGGAATTCATTTATGCCTGGAGTGGTTTCCGAATCATGAGCAAAAAACTAGGCCTTATCAAAAGCTGGCTTTCAATAATTGACAAAGGCGAAGAACTTTTACGAGAACATCCAAATAAAGAGTATGGCACAGATGACATAAGTTTCCTAAATTTACTGAAAGGTCTATGTCTGAAACACTTAGGCAGATATTCCATGGCTGAGGAGTACTTTAATCGTgtcattcaaaaggaaaaattgttaaaatatgaCCACTATTTGGTGCCATATACTTACTATGAACTGGGAGTTCTATACTATCTAAAAGGAGATCATGCCAATGCGACAAAAAGCCtggacaacataaaaaactacaaaGACTATTCCATGGAAGCCCGATTACAGTTTAGGGCTCACATAGCCCTTGAACAAATAGCTAAAGAAAAGTGA
- the SRSF7 gene encoding serine/arginine-rich splicing factor 7 isoform X2 — MSRYGRYGGETKVYVGNLGTGAGKGELERAFSYYGPLRTVWIARNPPGFAFVEFEDPRDAEDAVRGLDGKVICGSRVRVELSTGMPRRSRFDRPPARRPFDPNDRCYECGEKGHYAYDCHRYSRRRRSRSRSRSHSRSRGRRYSRSRSRSRGRRSRSASPRRSRSVSLRRSRSASLRRSRSGSIKGSRSRSRSRSRSRSLSRPRSSRSKSRSPSPKRSRSPSGSPRRSASPERVD, encoded by the exons ATGTCGCGTTACGGGCGGTACGGAGGAG AAACCAAGGTGTATGTTGGTAACCTGGGAACTGGTGCTGGCAAAGGCGAGTTAGAGAGGGCTTTCAGTTATTATGGTCCGTTAAGAACTGTGTGGATTGCCAGAAATCCTCCAGGATTTGCCTTTGTGGAATTTGAAGATCCTAGAGATGCAGAAGATGCAGTGCGAGGTCTGGATGGGAA GGTGATTTGTGGATCCAGAGTGAGGGTTGAACTATCAACAGGCATGCCTCGGAGATCTCGTTTTGATAGACCACCTGCCCGACGTCCCTTTGATCCCAATGATAGATGCTATGAGTGTGGCGAAAAGGGACATTATGCTTATGATTGTCATCGCTACAGCCGGCGAAGAAGAAGCAG GTCACGGTCTAGATCACATTCGAGATCCAGAGGTAGGCGATACTCTCGCTCACGGAGcaggagcaggggaaggag gTCAAGATCAGCATCTCCTCGACGATCAAGATCTGTGTCTCTTCGTAGATCGAGATCAGCCTCACTCAGACGATCTAGGTCTGGTTCTATAAAAGGATCGAG atccCGGTCGAGGTCAAGATCAAGATCCAGGTCTCTTTCACGACCAAGAAGCAG CCGATCAAAGTCCAGATCTCCATCTCCAAAAAGAAG tcgtTCCCCATCAGGAAGTCCACGAAGAAGTGCGAGTCCTGAAAGAGTGGACTGA
- the SRSF7 gene encoding serine/arginine-rich splicing factor 7 isoform X4, translating into MSRYGRYGGETKVYVGNLGTGAGKGELERAFSYYGPLRTVWIARNPPGFAFVEFEDPRDAEDAVRGLDGKVICGSRVRVELSTGMPRRSRFDRPPARRPFDPNDRCYECGEKGHYAYDCHRYSRRRRSRSRSRSHSRSRGRRYSRSRSRSRGRRSRSASPRRSRSVSLRRSRSASLRRSRSGSIKGSRSRSRSRSRSRSLSRPRSSRSPSGSPRRSASPERVD; encoded by the exons ATGTCGCGTTACGGGCGGTACGGAGGAG AAACCAAGGTGTATGTTGGTAACCTGGGAACTGGTGCTGGCAAAGGCGAGTTAGAGAGGGCTTTCAGTTATTATGGTCCGTTAAGAACTGTGTGGATTGCCAGAAATCCTCCAGGATTTGCCTTTGTGGAATTTGAAGATCCTAGAGATGCAGAAGATGCAGTGCGAGGTCTGGATGGGAA GGTGATTTGTGGATCCAGAGTGAGGGTTGAACTATCAACAGGCATGCCTCGGAGATCTCGTTTTGATAGACCACCTGCCCGACGTCCCTTTGATCCCAATGATAGATGCTATGAGTGTGGCGAAAAGGGACATTATGCTTATGATTGTCATCGCTACAGCCGGCGAAGAAGAAGCAG GTCACGGTCTAGATCACATTCGAGATCCAGAGGTAGGCGATACTCTCGCTCACGGAGcaggagcaggggaaggag gTCAAGATCAGCATCTCCTCGACGATCAAGATCTGTGTCTCTTCGTAGATCGAGATCAGCCTCACTCAGACGATCTAGGTCTGGTTCTATAAAAGGATCGAG atccCGGTCGAGGTCAAGATCAAGATCCAGGTCTCTTTCACGACCAAGAAGCAG tcgtTCCCCATCAGGAAGTCCACGAAGAAGTGCGAGTCCTGAAAGAGTGGACTGA
- the SRSF7 gene encoding serine/arginine-rich splicing factor 7 isoform X3, whose amino-acid sequence MSRYGRYGGETKVYVGNLGTGAGKGELERAFSYYGPLRTVWIARNPPGFAFVEFEDPRDAEDAVRGLDGKVICGSRVRVELSTGMPRRSRFDRPPARRPFDPNDRCYECGEKGHYAYDCHRYSRRRRSRSRSRSHSRSRGRRYSRSRSRSRGRRSRSASPRRSRSVSLRRSRSASLRRSRSGSIKGSRYFQSRSRSRSRSRSLSRPRSSRSPSGSPRRSASPERVD is encoded by the exons ATGTCGCGTTACGGGCGGTACGGAGGAG AAACCAAGGTGTATGTTGGTAACCTGGGAACTGGTGCTGGCAAAGGCGAGTTAGAGAGGGCTTTCAGTTATTATGGTCCGTTAAGAACTGTGTGGATTGCCAGAAATCCTCCAGGATTTGCCTTTGTGGAATTTGAAGATCCTAGAGATGCAGAAGATGCAGTGCGAGGTCTGGATGGGAA GGTGATTTGTGGATCCAGAGTGAGGGTTGAACTATCAACAGGCATGCCTCGGAGATCTCGTTTTGATAGACCACCTGCCCGACGTCCCTTTGATCCCAATGATAGATGCTATGAGTGTGGCGAAAAGGGACATTATGCTTATGATTGTCATCGCTACAGCCGGCGAAGAAGAAGCAG GTCACGGTCTAGATCACATTCGAGATCCAGAGGTAGGCGATACTCTCGCTCACGGAGcaggagcaggggaaggag gTCAAGATCAGCATCTCCTCGACGATCAAGATCTGTGTCTCTTCGTAGATCGAGATCAGCCTCACTCAGACGATCTAGGTCTGGTTCTATAAAAGGATCGAGGTATTTCCA atccCGGTCGAGGTCAAGATCAAGATCCAGGTCTCTTTCACGACCAAGAAGCAG tcgtTCCCCATCAGGAAGTCCACGAAGAAGTGCGAGTCCTGAAAGAGTGGACTGA
- the SRSF7 gene encoding serine/arginine-rich splicing factor 7 isoform X1: MSRYGRYGGETKVYVGNLGTGAGKGELERAFSYYGPLRTVWIARNPPGFAFVEFEDPRDAEDAVRGLDGKVICGSRVRVELSTGMPRRSRFDRPPARRPFDPNDRCYECGEKGHYAYDCHRYSRRRRSRSRSRSHSRSRGRRYSRSRSRSRGRRSRSASPRRSRSVSLRRSRSASLRRSRSGSIKGSRYFQSRSRSRSRSRSLSRPRSSRSKSRSPSPKRSRSPSGSPRRSASPERVD, encoded by the exons ATGTCGCGTTACGGGCGGTACGGAGGAG AAACCAAGGTGTATGTTGGTAACCTGGGAACTGGTGCTGGCAAAGGCGAGTTAGAGAGGGCTTTCAGTTATTATGGTCCGTTAAGAACTGTGTGGATTGCCAGAAATCCTCCAGGATTTGCCTTTGTGGAATTTGAAGATCCTAGAGATGCAGAAGATGCAGTGCGAGGTCTGGATGGGAA GGTGATTTGTGGATCCAGAGTGAGGGTTGAACTATCAACAGGCATGCCTCGGAGATCTCGTTTTGATAGACCACCTGCCCGACGTCCCTTTGATCCCAATGATAGATGCTATGAGTGTGGCGAAAAGGGACATTATGCTTATGATTGTCATCGCTACAGCCGGCGAAGAAGAAGCAG GTCACGGTCTAGATCACATTCGAGATCCAGAGGTAGGCGATACTCTCGCTCACGGAGcaggagcaggggaaggag gTCAAGATCAGCATCTCCTCGACGATCAAGATCTGTGTCTCTTCGTAGATCGAGATCAGCCTCACTCAGACGATCTAGGTCTGGTTCTATAAAAGGATCGAGGTATTTCCA atccCGGTCGAGGTCAAGATCAAGATCCAGGTCTCTTTCACGACCAAGAAGCAG CCGATCAAAGTCCAGATCTCCATCTCCAAAAAGAAG tcgtTCCCCATCAGGAAGTCCACGAAGAAGTGCGAGTCCTGAAAGAGTGGACTGA